One stretch of Ananas comosus cultivar F153 linkage group 6, ASM154086v1, whole genome shotgun sequence DNA includes these proteins:
- the LOC109711185 gene encoding uncharacterized protein LOC109711185 codes for MGEEDRVDAHESSPEEATKKKKRRRRRRRRRRRNTAEEILAARFVRRWAFPGAPSGDDEEGEGEGEGIASPLRRERRVVFELHAHSTCSDGFLSPSALVERAHRSGVKVLALTDHDTMAGVAEAMEAARKFDIRIIPGVEISAVCSPREEAEAAEPVHILAYYGSWGPAKFEELEELLANIRNGRYLRAKEMLLKLSKLKMPLKFEQISNIAGIGVAPGRLHVARAMVEAGYVENLKQAFSRYLYDGGPAYATGSEPVAEAVVQLVSRTGGVAALAHPWALKNPEAAIKNLKAAGLHGIEVYRSDGKLSAFSDLADAYDLVKIGGSDYHGRRGNEEPDLGSVDLPVLAVFEFLKLGRPIWCNALKEILSTFPEEPSCTDMEKNFGFGNQLDLEVFSSMSCGKDSLDLCRSLWPTIEEKEASELEVIKMKLS; via the exons ATGGGCGAAGAAGATCGCGTCGACGCCCACGAGAGCAGCCCCGAGgaggcgacgaagaagaagaagcggcggaggcggaggcggaggcggaggaggcggaacACCGCGGAGGAGATCCTCGCCGCGCGGTTCGTGCGCCGCTGGGCGTTTCCCGGCGCTCCGAGCGGCGACgacgaggagggggagggggagggggaggggatcGCGTCGCCGTTGAGGCGCGAGAGGCGCGTGGTGTTCGAGCTCCACGCGCACTCCACGTGCAGCGACGGGTTCCTCTCCCCGTCCGCGCTCGTGGAGCGAGCGCATCGGAGCGGG GTTAAAGTTCTCGCACTAACTGACCATGACACAATGGCTGGTGTCGCTGAGGCCATGGAAGCTGCTCGCAAGTTTGATATTAGGATTATTCCTGGGGTTGAGATTAGTGCTGTTTGTTCTCCAAG GGAAGAGGCTGAAGCTGCAGAACCTGTTCATATTCTTGCATACTATGGTAGCTGGGGCCCTGCAAAATTTGAAGAACTAGAGGAATTATTGGCAAACATTAGAAATGGCCGGTATCTTCGCGCGAAAGAGATGTTGCTGAAGCTCAGCAAACTCAAGATGCCTCTTAAGTTTGAACAAATTTCTAATATAGCTGGGATTGGAGTGGCTCCAGGAAGGCTGCATGTGGCTCGTGCCATGGTTGAAGCCGGCTATGTAGAGAATTTGAAGCAAGCTTTTAGCAGATATTTGTATGATGGGGGACCTGCTTATGCTAC tGGAAGTGAGCCGGTGGCAGAGGCTGTGGTGCAGTTAGTTAGTCGCACTGGGGGTGTAGCAGCTTTGGCTCATCCATGGGCGTTGAAGAACCCAGAAGCTGCCATCAAAAACTTGAAAGCTGCTGGTCTTCATGGTATAGAGGTTTATCGAAGTGATGGAAAGTTGTCTG CATTCAGTGATCTGGCTGATGCTTATGATCTTGTAAAAATTGGTGGGTCGGACTATCATGGAAGACGCGGGAATGAAGAACCAGACCTGGGAAGCGTAGATCTTCCCGTTTTAgctgtttttgagtttttgaagCTAGGTCGACCTATCTGGTGCAATGCTTTGAAAGAGATTCTGTCTACTTTTCCTGAAGAGCCATCTTGTACCGATATGGAGAAGAATTTTGGGTTTGGAAATCAATTGGACCTTGAGGTCTTTTCAAGTATGAGCTGTGGCAAAGATAGTCTTGATTTGTGTCGATCACTTTGGCCAACCATAGAAGAAAAGGAGGCTTCTGAGCTCGAGGTGATCAAAATGAAACtttcttaa
- the LOC109711359 gene encoding uncharacterized protein LOC109711359 isoform X1, giving the protein MDRRDSNNTFARGEQHILRNPTNISGKRPLCLDSEKPNNENKVTQCEEPAVSAHQDINSESQFHASNKENVVKGKGIIEAPPGSHRHVYDRKGKCIDTKENIPPYFGSRELSPEMKEDCKEDYETDNVDTVRYARRTEIDLNRSADFSDINLDIFDRTENRLKFDAGGCSSRYDPLGCSRPSGPLNSEMGGSKEFLNIHAAPNSESIKGQSCVNLDKSCTCSFCVKAAYMWTDLQYQDLRGRLAALKKSRGLARKLLGSCCDHEPARRTTSESSQQSADTEFQLMEQWRSLFLYTENALDRETSKIQSTLQRMGELRENCKKDLLKTSKGSLD; this is encoded by the exons ATGGATCGAAGAGATTCGAACAACACGTTTGCTCGAGGAGAGCAGCATATTTTGCGCAATCCAACCAACATATCAGGCAAGAGGCCATTATGTTTGGACTCGGAGAAGCCGAATAATGAAAATAAGGTCACTCAATGTGAAGAGCCTGCAGTTTCTGCACACCAAGATATCAATAGCGAGTCGCAATTTCATGCAAGTAACAAAGAGAATGTAGTGAAAGGCAAAGGAATAATAGAAGCTCCACCGGGAAGTCATAGACACGTCTACGATCGAAAGGGGAAGTGTATCGACACGAAGGAAAACATTCCTCCGTACTTTGGTTCGAGAGAGTTGTCACCGGAGATGAAAGAAGATTGCAAGGAGGATTATGAAACAGATAATGTAGATACAGTGAGGTACGCACGTCGAACTGAGATTGATCTGAATAGATCAGCTGATTTCAGCGatattaatttggatatcttcGATAGAACGGAAAATAGGTTGAAGTTTGATGCCGGGGGATGTTCTTCACGATACGATCCTTTAGGGTGCTCGAGACCGTCTGGGCCACTAAATTCGGAAATGGGTGgttcaaaagaatttttaaatatacatgCTGCTCCAAATAGTGAGAGCATCAAGGGACAAAGCTGCGTCAATTTGGACAAATCATGTACTTGTTCTTTCTGCGTTAAAG CTGCTTATATGTGGACGGATCTCCAATACCAGGACCTTAGGGGCCGGCTCGCTG CATTGAAGAAGAGCAGAGGACTTGCCAGGAAGTTGTTGGGCAGTTGTTGTGATCATGAACCTGCCCGCAGGACTACTTCAGAAAGCTCACAACAATCTGCAGACACGGAATTTCAACTTATGGAACAGTGGAGGTCACTATTCCTTTATACGGAGAATGCCCTTGATCGTGAGACATCGAAGATT CAATCCACACTTCAGAGGATGGGCGAGCTGAGAGAAAACTGCAAGAAAGATCTTCTCAAAACCAGCAAAGGTTCTTTAGATTAA
- the LOC109711359 gene encoding uncharacterized protein LOC109711359 isoform X2, producing MDRRDSNNTFARGEQHILRNPTNISGKRPLCLDSEKPNNENKVTQCEEPAVSAHQDINSESQFHASNKENVVKGKGIIEAPPGSHRHVYDRKGKCIDTKENIPPYFGSRELSPEMKEDCKEDYETDNVDTVRTENRLKFDAGGCSSRYDPLGCSRPSGPLNSEMGGSKEFLNIHAAPNSESIKGQSCVNLDKSCTCSFCVKAAYMWTDLQYQDLRGRLAALKKSRGLARKLLGSCCDHEPARRTTSESSQQSADTEFQLMEQWRSLFLYTENALDRETSKIQSTLQRMGELRENCKKDLLKTSKGSLD from the exons ATGGATCGAAGAGATTCGAACAACACGTTTGCTCGAGGAGAGCAGCATATTTTGCGCAATCCAACCAACATATCAGGCAAGAGGCCATTATGTTTGGACTCGGAGAAGCCGAATAATGAAAATAAGGTCACTCAATGTGAAGAGCCTGCAGTTTCTGCACACCAAGATATCAATAGCGAGTCGCAATTTCATGCAAGTAACAAAGAGAATGTAGTGAAAGGCAAAGGAATAATAGAAGCTCCACCGGGAAGTCATAGACACGTCTACGATCGAAAGGGGAAGTGTATCGACACGAAGGAAAACATTCCTCCGTACTTTGGTTCGAGAGAGTTGTCACCGGAGATGAAAGAAGATTGCAAGGAGGATTATGAAACAGATAATGTAGATACAGTGAG AACGGAAAATAGGTTGAAGTTTGATGCCGGGGGATGTTCTTCACGATACGATCCTTTAGGGTGCTCGAGACCGTCTGGGCCACTAAATTCGGAAATGGGTGgttcaaaagaatttttaaatatacatgCTGCTCCAAATAGTGAGAGCATCAAGGGACAAAGCTGCGTCAATTTGGACAAATCATGTACTTGTTCTTTCTGCGTTAAAG CTGCTTATATGTGGACGGATCTCCAATACCAGGACCTTAGGGGCCGGCTCGCTG CATTGAAGAAGAGCAGAGGACTTGCCAGGAAGTTGTTGGGCAGTTGTTGTGATCATGAACCTGCCCGCAGGACTACTTCAGAAAGCTCACAACAATCTGCAGACACGGAATTTCAACTTATGGAACAGTGGAGGTCACTATTCCTTTATACGGAGAATGCCCTTGATCGTGAGACATCGAAGATT CAATCCACACTTCAGAGGATGGGCGAGCTGAGAGAAAACTGCAAGAAAGATCTTCTCAAAACCAGCAAAGGTTCTTTAGATTAA
- the LOC109711518 gene encoding elongation factor 1-alpha — protein sequence MGKEKVHINIVVIGHVDSGKSTTTGHLIYKLGGIDKRVIERFEKEAAEMNKRSFKYAWVLDKLKAERERGITIDIALWKFETTKYYCTVIDAPGHRDFIKNMITGTSQADCAVLIIDSTTGGFEAGISKDGQTREHALLAFTLGVKQMICCCNKMDATTPKYSKARYDEIVKEVSSYLKKVGYNPDKIPFVPISGFEGDNMIERSTNLDWYKGPTLLEALDLIQEPKRPTDKPLRLPLQDVYKIGGIGTVPVGRVETGVLKPGMVVTFGPTGLTTEVKSVEMHHEALQEALPGDNVGFNVKNVAVKDLKRGFVASNSKDDPAKEAANFTSQVIIMNHPGQIGNGYAPVLDCHTSHIAVKFAEILTKIDRRSGKELEKEPKFLKNGDAGFVKMVPTKPMVVETFSEYPPLGRFAVRDMRQTVAVGVIKSVEKKDPSGAKVTKAAQKKK from the exons ATGGGTAAGGAGAAGGTTCACATCAACATTGTGGTCATCGGCCACGTTGACTCTGGAAAGTCGACCACCACCGGGCACCTTATCTACAAGCTCGGAGGTATCGACAAGCGTGTTATTGAAAGATTCGAGAAGGAAGCCGCTGAGATGAACAAGAGGTCGTTCAAGTATGCTTGGGTGCTCGACAAGCTTAAGGCTGAGCGTGAGCGTGGTATCACTATTGATATTGCTCTCTGGAAATTCGAGACCACCAAATACTATTGCACAGTCATTGATGCCCCCGGACACCGTGACTTTATCAAGAACATGATCACGGGGACCTCCCAGGCGGACTGTGCTGTCCTCATCATTGATTCCACCACTGGTGGTTTTGAGGCTGGTATCTCCAAGGACGGCCAGACTCGTGAGCATGCTCTTCTTGCGTTCACTCTTGGCGTGAAGCAGATGATCTGTTGTTGTAACAAG ATGGATGCCACCACCCCCAAGTACTCGAAGGCGAGATATGATGAAATTGTTAAGGAAGTCTCCTCCTACCTTAAGAAGGTTGGGTACAACCCCGATAAGATTCCCTTTGTGCCCATCTCTGGTTTTGAGGGTGACAACATGATTGAGCGCTCCACCAACCTGGACTGGTACAAGGGTCCCACCCTTCTTGAGGCCCTGGACTTGATCCAGGAGCCCAAGCGCCCCACAGACAAGCCCCTCCGCCTTCCGCTGCAGGACGTCTACAAGATTGGTGGTATTGGCACCGTCCCTGTGGGCCGTGTCGAAACTGGTGTCCTCAAGCCCGGTATGGTTGTCACCTTTGGACCTACTGGCCTAACGACTGAAGTTAAGTCGGTCGAGATGCACCACGAGGCCCTCCAGGAGGCCCTCCCCGGTGACAATGTTGGCTTCAACGTGAAGAACGTTGCCGTGAAGGACTTGAAGCGTGGCTTTGTTGCCTCCAACTCCAAGGATGACCCTGCCAAGGAGGCTGCCAACTTTACCTCTCAGGTCATCATCATGAACCACCCCGGTCAGATCGGCAATGGCTATGCTCCTGTTCTTGACTGCCACACTTCCCACATTGCCGTCAAGTTTGCTGAGATCTTGACCAAGATCGACCGTCGCTCCGGTAAGGAGCTTGAGAAGGAGCCCAAGTTCTTGAAGAATGGAGATGCTGGATTCGTCAAGATGGTTCCTACTAAGCCGATGGTGGTGGAGACGTTCTCCGAGTACCCGCCCTTGGGTAGGTTTGCTGTGAGGGACATGAGGCAGACGGTGGCCGTTGGTGTTATCAAGAGTGTCGAGAAGAAGGATCCCAGTGGAGCCAAGGTCACGAAGGCTGCTCAGAAAAAGAAATGA
- the LOC109711434 gene encoding U5 small nuclear ribonucleoprotein 40 kDa protein: MLSVPGDNNLGVVGRRPGMELASVSQNALQIAGPGGKQRTSSLESPIMLLTGHQSAIYCMKFNPAGTVIASGSHDKDIFLWYVHGDCKNFMVLRGHKNAILDLQWTTDGSQIISASPDKTIRAWDVETGKQVKKMAEHSSFVNSCCISRRGPPLVVSGSDDGTAKLWDLRQRGAIQTFPDKYQITAVSFSDAADKIYTGGLDNDVKVWDLRRNEVMMTLQGHGDMITGMQLSPDGSYLLTNGMDCTLRIWDMRPYAPQNRCIKIFVGHQHNFEKNLLKCSWSPDGSKVTAGSADRMVYIWDTTSRRILYKLPGHNGSVNETVFHPTEPIIGSCSSDKQIYLGEI, from the coding sequence ATGCTTTCTGTCCCTGGAGACAATAATTTGGGTGTGGTAGGCCGCAGACCAGGAATGGAATTGGCTTCTGTTTCCCAAAATGCCCTTCAAATCGCAGGTCCAGGTGGGAAGCAGCGAACATCCAGCCTGGAATCCCCAATCATGCTGCTCACCGGCCATCAGAGTGCCATATACTGCATGAAGTTCAACCCAGCTGGAACTGTGATAGCATCTGGGTCCCATGACAAGGACATCTTCCTGTGGTATGTCCACGGCGACTGCAAGAACTTCATGGTCCTGAGAGGGCACAAGAACGCAATCCTTGACTTGCAGTGGACAACCGACGGGAGCCAGATTATCTCCGCAAGCCCCGACAAGACTATTAGGGCTTGGGATGTTGAAACAGGCAAGCAAGTGAAGAAAATGGCCGAGCATTCTTCATTTGTAAACTCGTGCTGCATTTCGCGCCGTGGGCCGCCTCTCGTTGTGAGCGGCTCTGATGACGGCACGGCAAAATTGTGGGACTTGCGGCAGAGGGGTGCGATCCAGACTTTCCCTGATAAGTATCAGATCACGGCCGTCAGTTTTTCAGATGCAGCCGATAAGATTTATACTGGGGGATTGGACAATGATGTGAAGGTGTGGGATCTTAGAAGGAACGAGGTGATGATGACTCTTCAAGGGCATGGTGATATGATAACGGGGATGCAGCTGAGCCCCGATGGGTCATATTTGTTGACCAATGGAATGGACTGTACACTTAGGATTTGGGATATGCGGCCCTATGCCCCACAGAACCGGTGCATTAAGATTTTTGTGGGGCACCAACATAATTTTGAGAAGAACTTGTTGAAGTGTAGCTGGTCACCTGATGGAAGCAAGGTTACTGCAGGGAGTGCGGATAGAATGGTGTACATCTGGGACACTACGTCAAGGAGGATTTTGTATAAGCTTCCGGGGCACAATGGGTCAGTTAATGAGACTGTGTTCCATCCAACCGAACCCATAATAGGATCTTGCAGCAGTGACAAGCAGATTTATCTCGGGGAGATTTAG
- the LOC109711431 gene encoding probable beta-D-xylosidase 7 codes for MGVLVLLLLLVLAPALVFSSEPPFSCDGGSAPPSESFAFCEAKAPIRARVDGLIAQLSLAEKISQLGDVSPPIPRLGVPGYKWWSESLHGVSGAGRGILFDAGPVRSATSFPQVILTAASFNPLLWYRIGQAIGIEARAIYNAGQAEGLTFWSPNINIFRDPRWGRGQETPGEDPVTTSRYAVSYVRGLQGDTFRGGRLSRLKASACCKHFTAYDMDNWKGNTRYVFNAQVSAQDLADTYQPPFQSCIEEGRASGIMCSYNRVNGVPNCADYNFLSKTARGQWRFLGYITSDCDAVSIIHDAQGYAKAPEDAVADVLKAGMDVNCGGYVQKYAASAIQQGKISEADINRALHNLFSVRMRLGLFDGNPRYKLYGDIGPNQVCTQEHQNLALEAAQDGIVLLKNTANLLPLYKSRITSLGVIGPNANNAGKLLGNYAGPPCKSITPLQALQNYVRDTRFLPGCDSAACGWSQINEAVQLASSVDYVIMFMGLDEDQEKEELDRVDLVLPGMQQSLIESVARAARRPVILVLLCGGPVDVTFAKFNPKIGGIFWAGYPGEAGGIAIAQTIFGEHNPGGKLPVTWYPQDFTRIPMTDMRMRADLASGYPGRTYRFYRGQTVYKFGYGLSYSHYSRRFHPRTSNTIYMNNTISLRSINESNTLSYDIEEMSSEACEKLKFPTVVTVKNHGPMDGKHPVLLFLRWPNALHGRPLKQLIGFESVNLKAGESAHVEFVVSPCAHFSRAREDGRKVIDHGSHILAVGKKHYEISIMA; via the exons ATGGGGGTTTtggttcttcttctcctcctagTCCTCGCCCCTGCACTCGTGTTCTCATCCGAGCCCCCGTTCTCGTGCGATGGGGGGTCGGCGCCGCCGAGCGAGTCCTTCGCATTTTGCGAGGCGAAGGCGCCGATCCGGGCGAGGGTCGACGGTCTGATCGCGCAGCTGAGCTTGGCGGAGAAGATTTCGCAGCTCGGCGACGTGTCCCCGCCGATCCCGCGTCTCGGCGTGCCGGGATACAAGTGGTGGTCGGAGTCGCTCCACGGCGTCTCCGGCGCCGGCCGCGGCATCCTCTTCGACGCCGGCCCCGTCCGCTCCGCCACCAGCTTCCCCCAAGTCATCCTCACCGCCGCTTCTTTCAACCCCCTCCTCTGGTACCGCATCGGCCAG GCAATAGGAATCGAGGCTCGAGCGATCTACAACGCGGGCCAGGCAGAAGGGCTGACATTCTGGTCACCTAACATCAACATTTTCAGAGACCCCAGATGGGGCAGAGGCCAAGAGACTCCCGGCGAGGACCCGGTGACCACCAGCAGGTATGCGGTCTCCTATGTGAGGGGACTGCAGGGCGACACATTCCGAGGAGGCCGTCTTTCCAGGCTCAAAGCTTCGGCCTGCTGCAAACACTTCACCGCGTACGACATGGATAACTGGAAGGGCAACACGCGATACGTCTTCAATGCTCAG GTATCGGCTCAGGATTTGGCGGATACTTACCAGCCTCCCTTTCAGAGTTGCATCGAGGAAGGTCGGGCTAGCGGCATAATGTGCTCGTATAACCGTGTAAATGGTGTCCCAAATTGTGCTGATTACAACTTTTTATCCAAAACAGCAAGAGGGCAGTGGAGGTTTCTTGG TTACATTACGTCAGATTGTGATGCGGTCTCCATCATTCATGATGCTCAAGGTTATGCTAAAGCGCCAGAAGATGCCGTCGCCGATGTTCTTAAAGCTG GAATGGACGTAAACTGCGGTGGCTATGTGCAGAAGTATGCTGCCTCGGCCATCCAACAGGGAAAAATATCAGAAGCTGACATTAACCGGGCCCTGCACAACCTCTTCTCTGTGCGAATGAGACTCGGACTCTTTGATGGCAACCCGAGATACAAATTATACGGCGACATCGGCCCGAACCAAGTTTGCACACAAGAGCACCAGAATTTAGCTTTAGAAGCAGCCCAAGATGGTATCGTTCTTCTGAAGAATACAGCcaatcttcttcctctctataaATCAAGAATTACGTCGCTCGGTGTGATTGGTCCTAATGCAAATAATGCTGGGAAACTACTTGGTAACTATGCGGGCCCACCGTGTAAATCAATTACCCCTCTTCAGGCTTTGCAAAACTATGTGAGGGACACCCGGTTCTTACCTGGGTGTGACTCAGCTGCTTGTGGTTGGAGCCAAATCAATGAAGCAGTCCAATTGGCGAGCTCAGTTGACTATGTGATCATGTTCATGGGATTGGATGAAGATCAGGAGAAGGAGGAGCTTGATAGAGTGGACTTGGTCCTTCCAGGAATGCAGCAAAGCCTCATTGAGAGTGTGGCTAGAGCAGCGAGAAGGCCTGTGATCTTGGTTCTGTTATGCGGAGGCCCAGTAGATGTAACATTTGCAAAGTTCAAtcccaagataggaggcatatTCTGGGCTGGTTATCCTGGTGAAGCTGGTGGAATTGCAATTGCGCAGACCATCTTTGGAGAGCACAATCCAG GCGGAAAATTGCCTGTAACTTGGTATCCGCAGGACTTCACTAGAATACCAATGACTGACATGAGGATGCGAGCCGACCTGGCATCTGGCTATCCGGGTCGCACCTACCGATTCTATAGAGGCCAAACTGTCTACAAATTTGGCTACGGGCTCAGCTACTCTCATTACTCTCGTAGATTTCACCCTAGAACATCAAACACAATCTACATGAACAATACCATATCTCTACGATCGATCAACGAGTCCAACACCCTGAGTTACGATATTGAAGAGATGAGCTCTGAAGCATGTGAGAAGTTAAAGTTCCCAACCGTTGTTACAGTGAAGAATCATGGACCGATGGATGGAAAGCACCCGGTTTTGCTTTTCTTGCGCTGGCCCAATGCCTTACATGGCAGGCCACTGAAGCAGCTGATAGGATTTGAGAGCGTGAATCTTAAAGCAGGGGAGAGTGCTCATGTTGAGTTTGTCGTGAGCCCCTGTGCGCACTTCAGTAGAGCAAGGGAAGATGGTAGGAAGGTGATTGATCATGGGTCTCATATCTTGGCAGTGGGCAAGAAACACTATGAGATCAGCATCATGGCTTGA
- the LOC109711435 gene encoding random slug protein 5-like: protein MSVESTATNGSEKLSLVEERKAKINEVRAILGPLSGKSALYCLDASIARYLTARNWNVKKATKMLKETLKWRSEYKPEEICWDEVAAEAETGKIYRTSYCDKHGRSILVMRPGCQNTKSVKGQVKYLVYCMENAILNLPPSQEQMVWLIDFQGFNLSHLSVKVTKETAHVLQEHYPERLGVAILYNPPKIFESFWLVVRPFLEPKTYRKVKFVYSDNPNTKKIMEDLFNMDELESAFGGNNQVAFNINDYGARMKEEDKRMPLMWTPGSASISSEPFALTDQNPNSSNSESDSELEKEHKKGDANAVDSACSSLEGSLHLNGNGSSAADHQQ from the exons ATGAGTGTAGAGAGCACGGCAACCAATGGTTCCGAAAAACTATCATTAGTTGAGGAGCGGAAAGCCAAG ATAAATGAGGTTAGAGCTATATTAGGACCTCTATCAGGCAAATCGGCCCTTTATTGCTTAGATGCCTCAATCGCGAGGTATTTGACAGCAAGGAACTGGAATGTGAAAAAGGCAACCAAAATGCTTAAAGAAACCTTGAAATGGCGTTCAGAATACAAGCCAGAGGAAATATGCTGG GATGAAGTAGCTGCTGAAGCTGAGACAGGAAAAATTTACAGAACAAGTTACTGTGACAAGCATGGAAGGAGTATTCTTGTAATGAGACCTGGATGCCAG aataCGAAGTCAGTTAAGGGTCAGGTCAAGTACTTGGTGTATTGCATGGAGAATGCCATTTTAAATCTGCCACCCAGTCAGGAACAGATGGTTTGGCTCATCGATTTTCAGGGGTTCAACTTGTCCCATTTATCAGTGAAGGTAACAAAAGAAACAGCCCATGTGCTGCAAGAGCACTACCCAGAGAGATTGGGCGTAGCCATTCTCTACAACCCTCCAAAGATTTTCGAGTCGTTCTGGCTG GTGGTGAGACCCTTTCTAGAGCCAAAGACTTACAGAAAGGTCAAATTTGTGTACTCCGACAACCCGAACACTAAGAAGATCATGGAGGACCTATTTAACATGGATGAGCTAGAAAGCGCCTTCGGAGGAAACAATCAAGTGGCTTTTAATATAAATGATTACGGTGCTAGGATGAAAGAAGAGGACAAGAGGATGCCTTTGATGTGGACTCCAGGGAGTGCTTCCATTTCTTCCGAACCGTTTGCATTGACTGATCAGAACCCTAATTCAAGTAACTCCGAGTCAGATTCCGAGTTAGAGAAGGAGCATAAAAAAGGAGATGCAAATGCAGTTGATTCCGCCTGTTCATCGCTGGAGGGCTCATTGCATTTGAACGGAAATGGCAGCAGTGCAGCTGATCATCAACAATAA